From uncultured Desulfobacter sp.:
GCACCAGCAGGTGAGCATGCTGGACAGGTTCAACCGGGCAATGGCTTTAATTTCCCGGCATGCAAACTCGCCCATGGCAGGAATGCCCACTTCGATCTCGTCAACGCCGCATTCGGCAAGCTGACGCGCAATGGTCAATTTTTCCAGGGGCCTGAAAAAGACACCCGGGGCCTGTTCCCCGTCCCGAAGGGTGGTGTCTACCATCCATACCCGCACATCATGGGTTTTCATTACAGTACGTAGTCCTCTGCAATCTCGCCGTCTTCCATGGCATCTAAAATAGTGTCAATGGCTTCTTCGTTCTCCACGTGCCCATACCAGATATTATCCGGGTAAATCACCATGACAGGGCCGTCATCACACTGTTTCAAGCAACAGGTGGAAGAGATCAGCACCTCTTCAAGGCCCCTGTCAATCACTTCATTTTCAATATAGGCCATAAAATCCCCGGACCCTTTTCTGTGACATTTGCCCTTGGGTTCTCCACTGGGACGGAAACTTGAGCAGACCAGGATGTGTTTTGCAGGCTTGTTCATTTTGTTCTCCTTAATTATTCTTAT
This genomic window contains:
- a CDS encoding (2Fe-2S) ferredoxin domain-containing protein; this translates as MNKPAKHILVCSSFRPSGEPKGKCHRKGSGDFMAYIENEVIDRGLEEVLISSTCCLKQCDDGPVMVIYPDNIWYGHVENEEAIDTILDAMEDGEIAEDYVL